The sequence GTCCGGCTGCGGTTCCGAGTCCCGCTCCGCGGGCCACCCCTGGGCGGCCACGTCTCCCTGCCACCCGGCCATATTGGCGGTGAGGATGGCCAGGGCCATTGGGAGATCGAAGTGCGCGCCCGACTTCGGCATGGAGGCCGGGGTCAAAGACACCACGACCTTGGTGCGCGGCCACGGCAGCCGCGTGTTGTTGACGGCGGTACGGATGCGTGCCCGCGATTCCGTAATCGCCGTATCGGCCAGGCCCACGACGTGGATGCCTGGAAGGCCTGGGCCCACGTTCGCTTCGATGGTCACCTCGCGGGCAATGACGCCGTCGAGAGCTATCGTGCGGCAGCTACCGAGCCCCATCTTCGACCCCCTGGAAATGCTCCACGGACTGGGCCGCACCGCTTGCGGGGTCCACGGTAATAGCGACGACATCGAAACGCACCGTGGCCAGGGGTTTCCCATCCATCCACTGGCGGGCCGCTTTGCGCATGCGGGCCAACTTGCGCGGGGTGACCGCCTCCGCGACCCCGAAACCGGCGCCGCGGCGCGTCTTGACCTCCACGATGACGATGAGCCCATCCGGCTCCCGGACGATGAGGTCGATTTCCCCGACGGCGTAGCGAACGTTGCTCGCTATCACCTGTGCGCCGCGTTGCCGGAAATACGCCGCGGCAAGGCGCTCTCCCCTATTACCTAGCTCTTTTCTCTGTGCATTCCGTGTCAGCACGATGTCTGTCTCCCCGAGTCCCCGAATTGTGCGTTGCCTACTTCTTCTGCGCTACCGCTCCGAACTGCGTGTACGGAGGCGATGCGCGCTGTACTGGCAACTTCAACGCAGGTGGGGTGCGTGCCACAAGGGAGACACAGATTGTGAGTTTTATCGAGTGCCGAATCTGTGGATAACTCGTCTTTCCGCGGGGTTATCCACAGCCGGCCGGCCCTAGGTCTTGCACCCGCTACACCACACGGTGTATAGGGCCGGGTGAACTTAACGGTCGGAATTCGGCTCCGGCATGATGAGG is a genomic window of Corynebacterium massiliense DSM 45435 containing:
- a CDS encoding YraN family protein; this encodes MLTRNAQRKELGNRGERLAAAYFRQRGAQVIASNVRYAVGEIDLIVREPDGLIVIVEVKTRRGAGFGVAEAVTPRKLARMRKAARQWMDGKPLATVRFDVVAITVDPASGAAQSVEHFQGVEDGAR